CTTATTGAGCTACAAAATTTAATTTGACGACATAATTTTAAGAGCTGTTTACGGTTTTTACGTTTATTTAAACCACCAATATTTAAAATAAACGTTTCTGTTTTATCAATAAACATCTGAGTCCTCCCATTCTATAAAGTAAATTTTAGCGTTATTTTGTCGCTGTTAATGTTAGGCATTGTCTAAATCTATTAAATTGTACCACTCTTTTTTTGAAATAGCACTAGGTCTTTGGAATGAAGTCGCGGCATTTTTACAATTAAAAAAATAAATACAAAAATCTTTAGAATTTTCTGAAAATACATTGAGGTCAGTACTAAAGTGTGATACATTTTTCTTTATTACGAGATTGAGGAAGTGTTTAAAGATGTTAACAAAAGTAAGTAGATTTGCAACAAACACATTCTTATTGTGGATGTTAGTCGCAGCTGTTATTGGGTTTATTTTTCCAAATGAATTAGCACAAATAAGTAAATATGTGCCATATTTATTAGGCATCGTGATGATTGGTATGGGATTAACAATTGATCCTAAAGACTTTAAAATTATTTTTCAAGCGCCACGTTCTGTTATTATTGGCGTTATTTTACAGTTTACGATTATGCCCATCGTAGCCTTTGTCATCGCCAAGGTCTTTCAATTGCCGCCTGAGATTGCTATAGGAGTTATTTTAGTTGGGTGTTGCCCGGGTGGAACTTCAAGTAATGTTATGAGTTATTTAGCAAAAGCAAACGTTGCACTTTCAGTGGCAATTACTAGTGTTTCTACGTTATTAGCGCCTATAGTAACACCGGCCTTAATTTTCTTGTTTGCCAACCAATGGTTGAAAGTTTCTTTTGGTAGTATGTTATGGTCAGTGGTGCAAGTAGTATTAATTCCAATCATCATTGGTTTTATTTTACAAAAAGTATTTAAAAACTTTGCAACTAAATCTGCTACTGCATTGCCTATCGTATCGGTAATAGCTATTTCATTAATTTTGTCTTCTGTAGTAGGGGGAAGTAAATCTCAAATATTACAAACAGGTTTATTAATTTTTGCAGTAGTCATTCTACATAATGTAATAGGTTATACTTTAGGCTATATGTTAGCTAAACTACTAAAACTAGAACGAGCTGATAAAAAAGCCGTGTCTATTGAAGTTGGTATGCAAAATTCAGGGTTAGCTGTCTCATTAGCTACAGTGCATTTTAATCCGTTGGCCGCTGTACCTGGAGCGGTGTTCAGTTTAGTACATAATATTACGGGACCGATACTTGCTAGATATTGGGCTAAAAGATAATAACATTTAAAACTGAGATACATGATGTGTCTCAGTTTCTTTATGACTTTTAAAATTATAATATGATAAAATGTGAGGTAATTAATTGAATTAAAATTTATAATAACAACAAAGTACGGGGGATATTGATGTATAAAGCAGTAGTATTTGATTTTGATGGCACAATTATTGATACAGAGAAGCATTTATATGAAATAATTAATAAGCATTTAATTGACCATAACCATCAGCCAATGTCGTTAGAATTTTATACCGATTCGATAGGTGGAGCGGCTGAAGATTTACACCAGTTTTTAGAAGATAAATTAGGCAAGGAACAAAAAGAACAAATGTATATAGAACATCATAAAACAAGTAAAAATTTACCAATATTTGATGAGGTAAAGGCATTAATGGAGTATTTAAAAAAACGCCACATTCCAATGGCTATAGCAACCAGTAGTTATCGAACTTCTATTGAACCTACATTTAAAAAATTAGGATTAGAAAATTATATTGATGCAGTCATAGGTAGGGAAGATGTAAGTGAAGTTAAACCTAATCCTGAACTTTATTTAAAGGCAGTACAAGCATTAAATTATAATCCTGCTAATTGTCTTGCAATTGAAGATTCTGTTAACGGTGCGACGGCAGCTATAAACGCAGGACTTGATGTTATTGTAAATACAAATGCGATGACTGAAAAACAAAATTTTGCCAATATCGCTTATGTAAGTAAAGATGTTGATAGTGAAAGTATTATTGCTAAATATTTTGAATCATAGAAAGTGAATAGGTACATGACATGTCTATATATTTAATATTATTCTTTTTAGCTGGTCCAGTTATTTTAGCTATAGGTAATCTTGTATTGGGCCCAATTTTTAATAAGAGAATACCTTTTAGAATTCAAGTAAGGTCATTTATAGTGAGTAGCGTAATTTATTTAATTTGTGCGGGTCTGTTATATCATTTCTTTTTATCCAGTAAGTTCTAACATAACAATAAAACAGATGATTACCTATGTTATTCAAGGCAATCATCTGTTTTTTATTTTAGTAGTTAATTATTTAAGAAATTGAAAAAGTAAAGTTGCAATAACTAAAACAAGTAAAATTGCATCAATGCCTATCATAATATTGAAGCGAGTGCTTTTTTGACCAGCTAATTTATTCTTTTTAGCAGCTCTAATATTTGGTATTAAGCTAACCAACAATAAAATTATAATAACTACGCCTAGGAAGATAGTCATTTAGGGCCACCTCCTTGTTTATTCTTATCGATATACACCCATATATAGCCTGCTATAATGCCAAAAACAAGTCCGACAATAATAGCTATTTTCATTGCTGATACAATACCACCAATAATGATACAAATAAGCATCGCAATGGGAATCGTCGTTCCAAATTTGTATTTAAGATCAGGTGTATGCATCATAGCAAATAAAGTAAAGTATAGTACGCCTAATACGAACGCTGCTAAAATAGATTTGCCAACGAGGTACGGAACATTTTTATCATGTTGACCAAAATAATTAAGTATAAAAAACAAGATACCGAAAATTATTGTTATTGTAATTGTGCGTCGTAATAAATTTTTATTCATAGCGAACTCCTTTATGTAAATATAAGGAAAATTATAGCATATAGTTTTATTTTATTATAATAAGAATATAATGGCACGCTAAAGTAACTTACCATTAAGCAATATGATATTTGAAATTAACAAGAAAATACTTTTTGCAATTTTATTGAAAATATCATAAAATGTACAATGGGTTTTGAAAGCCCTTACATTATGAAAAGTGTATTTTTCATTAAATATTTATTGTATAATAATAAGATATAACATTATTAATGTCGTTTATTTTCGAGAGAGAGATGGGGTTAGGTTAAATGAATGATGAAACAGAATTACATAGGGGGCTGAGTGCGCGTCAAATTAGAATGATCGCACTTGGTGGAACTATCGGTGTCGGACTATTCATGGGGGCAACGAGTACAATTAAATGGACTGGACCTTCAGTTATATTTGCCTATTTAATTGCAGGTTTGTTTTTATTTTTAGTGATGCGTGCAATGGGTGAAATGGTTTATCTATACCCAACTACAGGTTCATTTGCAAACTTTGCAAGTGATTACATACATCCAGTTGCAGGTTATTTGACGGCTTGGAGTAATATTTTCCAGTGGATAGTCGTCGGTATGAGTGAGGTTATAGCCGTCGGTGAATATATGAACTTTTGGTTCCCTCACTTACCTCAATGGATTCCAGGCGTTATAGTTGTTTTATTATTAGCAGCAGCTAACTTAGTTTCCGTAAAGGCATTCGGCGAATTTGAATTCTGGTTTGCTATGATTAAAGTTGTAACAATTATTTTAATGATTGTTGCAGGTTTAGGACTAATATTCTTTGGCTTTGGTAATGGTGGTAATGCTATCGGATTGTCTAATTTATGGTCTAATGGTGGCTTCATGCCAAATGGTTGGCTAGGATTTTTCTTTGCGTTATCAATTGTTATCGGTTCATATCAAGGGGTAGAACTTATTGGTATTTCTGCTGGTGAGACAAAAGATCCTCAGAAAAATATAAAGAGCGCAGTTAATGGCATTATATGGCGTATATTAATATTCTACTTAGGTGCGATTTTCGTTATTGTTACCGTTTATCCTTGGGATGAACTTGGTAATATTGGTAGTCCGTTCACAGCTACATTTGCAAAAGTAGGTATTACTTTCGCTGCAGGACTTATTAACTTTGTAGTACTAACGGCAGCAATGTCAGGCTGTAACTCAGGGATATTCAGTGCGAGTCGGATGACTTTCACATTAGCTCAAAAAGGTCAAATGCCAAAAGTATTCTTGAAAATAATGAAAAATGGCGTACCAGCATATACTGTTATTGCAATTTCTATTGGTATATTAATTGGTGCATTATTAAACGTAATCTTACCTTTATTTATTAAAGGTGCAGATAGTGTCTTTGTATATGTTTATAGTGCTTCAATCTTACCCGGAATGGTGCCATGGTTTATGATATTAATTAGTCATTTAAGATTTAGAAAATTACATCCTGAAGAAGCAGAAGGACACCCATTCACTATGCCGGGTGGAAAATTTGCTAGCTATATTACTATCTTGTTCTTTGTTGTAGTATTGATTGGTATGTTATTTAACAAAGAGACAGTTGTATCAGTATTGATTGGGATTGTATTTTTAGTATTTATGACAATTTTCTATTTCGTAAAAGGTTACCATAAATTAAATAAAGAAGATCAAATTTAATTTGGTTAATTAAACTAAAAAGCACGACCCCATGTTTATTGGGATCGTGCTTTTTGTATCTTCAAAATAAAAACACTTCATAGTTAGATGGCTAAGGCTGTATTAGCTTACTATGAAGTGTTTTATTTTAATGCTTGAATTTAATATTAGATAGATGTTTATGATAGTTATCTAAAGCCATTTTAGATTGCGTAATAGAGTCAAGTGACTCATGATAATGTAGTGATATATAGCGATAATATAAAATGTCGACAGTAAAAAGTTGCGCAAATAATGAAGTAGTCGCTGCCATACGTAATTCATTTTCATCTGTTGAGCCATAGACAATTGTATGATTAGACATTTTTGCTATAGGGTTTGAACGTGTACTTGTTATAGTGACAATTGGTATTTTATAATCATTTGCTACCTTGACCATGGATTGCAGTTCACTGTGATAACCTTGATTAGTAACAAGGATAATACAATCATTGGCATCATGTGTTGCTAGAGTAGTCATAAACAAATGAGCTTCTTCCATCATTCTGACATTTAAACCGATTCTCGATAATTTTTGAAATAAATCGTTAACGATTATTGAAGACGCTCCATAACCAAATAGAAAGATAGTACGCGATTTTTTCAATACATCACAGACTTCATCAATCGTATCATTGTCAATTTGTTGAGCCGTATAAGTCATTGTGTCGGTAGCTCTAGTCAACATTTTGCTTTTTAATGTATCGACGGCTTCATTATCAATAATTTCCATATAATTATTTTTTGTCGTATCTGAAGGTAAATAACGAGAGATGTGTATTTTTAATTCTTGGAAACCTTGATTTGTAATTTTTCTACTGAAACGTACGATAGAAGCAGTGCTCGTATTTATTTCTTTGGCTAAATCTTGAACTGACATTTTTATAATAAGGTGAGGACATTTTATTATAAAATCAGCAATTTTTTTCTCAGTTTTTGTGAATTCTTGATATTTACTCTCTATTTGATGAAGTACATTTTTCATAATTAATCACCTAAATGATCAGATTCTCGCATGGCTTTGTTTGTTCCAAAGAGGTAAGTGAATACAAAACCACCTATATATGCTGCGAGTAGTCCTGCAATATATCCTAAATACATATGATTTGATATTAATGGTAAAAGAGAAATTCCACTTGGTCCAATTGCAGTAGCACCTATGTGTCCGATGCCTCCAACTACGGCACCACCGATGCCTCCGCCTATACACGCAGTAAAAAACGGTCTGCCTAATGGTAAAGTAACACCATATATGAGTGGTTCGCCGATACCTAAAAAGCCTATAGGTAAAGCACCTTTAATTGTATCACGTAAAGTTTTATTTTTTCGACATCTAAACCACAATGCAATAGCAGCTCCAACTTGTCCTGCACCGGCCATTGCTGCAATTGGTAACAAGTATGTAGCGCCTGTTTGATTTATCATTTCAATATGAATAGGGGTAAATATATGGTGTAATCCTAACATAACCAATGGTAAGAAAAAAGCGCCTATAACAAAGCCACTAAAGATACCCCCAATACCAATAACCCAATTGATAACAGAAACAAGACCTGATGAGACAAACCCTGCTAAAGGCATAATGATAAATATAGTCATTAAACCAATAATTAAGAGTGTTAAAGTCGGCGTTATAATGATGTCTATAGCATTTGGTACGATTTTATGTAATCTTTTTTCAATTAAGCTAAGTAACCAAACTGCAAAAATAACTCCAATAATACCGCCTTGTCCTGCTTGTAAATGATCACCAGTAAAGATATTCGTAATAGCATTTTTGTCAGTTAATCCTGTTAATAATGTTGTACCACCAATTACGCCACCTAATCCTGGTGTAGCTCCAAACTCTTTAGCTGCATTAATACCTGCAAAGATTGCTAAGTAGGCAAGCATACCATCTTTTATGACATTAAAGACAGTGACTAGTTGGGTAACCCATTCTCCTGATATTTGACCACCTTGCATTAAGTTACTTAATACTGCACCAATACCACCTATAAGACCTGCACCAATAAATGCGGGTATCAAAGGGATGAAAATATTGGCAATCGTTTTTAGTAATTTATTAAATTTACCATGCTTTTGTTTACTTTGAAATTCTGTTTTATTCTGTGTAGCTTTTGATTCAGCTGCTTCTCTATACGATTGTTCATGATGAGGAATGTCATCTCCTAATTTCACACCGCTTTGTCTCGCCATATGATTAGCTACTTTGTTAACAATCCCTGGACCTACAACGACTTGGACTCGGTCATCGTTAACGACTCCCAGTACACCTTCAATTGACTTTAAAGTATCATAATCTATGTCATTTTCATCGATGACTTTAATACGTACTCTTGTCATACAATTAATAATATTATCTATATTGTCCATTCCACCAACTGCAGAGATAATTTCATTGGCTAATTTTTGTTCTTTTGACATATGATTAACCACCTTACTGTTTATTTATTTGATAGCTTCTTTTATAATCCCATTATTATTATTTAATTTATTTAGTGCTTCATTAGCATCTAAATCACATAAGTACATGACTACTGCTACTTTTAAATTTTGTTGTGCTTTGTCATAGAGGTCTTGTGCAAGTTGAGCGTCGATATTGCATATTTCTTGAATAATAATTATTGCTCTTTCATTTAACTTATTATTTGTAGGCTTCACATCCACCATAAGATTGCCGTAAACTTTTCCAGCACCTACCATGGTAATTGTGGAAATCATATTTAAGATTAATTTTTGAGCAGTGCCTGACTTTAATCGAGTAGAACCTGTTAACACTTCAGGACCAACATCTACTTCGATAGGGTATTGTGCAAAATTACTGATTTCTGCATTAGTGTTACAAGCAATAGAAACAGTACGGGCGTTGAGAGATTGTGCGTATTTTAACCCTCCTTTAACATAAGGTGTTCTACCACTAGCCGCAATGCCAATAACAACATCTAATGATGATAAATTAATGTTTTTTAAATCGTTTTCTGCCCCGATTTCACTATCTTCGGCACCCTCAACTGCTTTAGTCATAGCTTCTTGACCACCTGCTATAATCCCAACGACTTCTTGAGGTGTAGTATTGAATGTAGGTACACATTCAGCTGCATCTAGTACACCTAGACGTCCACTCGTACCTGCACCAATATAAATTATTCTTCCACCATTATTAAATTGTTGTGTAGTAATTGTAACCACTTCAGCAAGCTGTGGTAACAATTGCTCGATACATAAAGCTACTTTTTGATCCTCTTTATTCATTACTGCAAGCGCTTCTTGAATTGACATTTCGTCGAGATTTTGTGTCGAGGCGTTTCGTTTTTCTGTTGATAAATGATTCATAGTAACCATCCCCTCTAATTAATGTTGAATGAAAATGTATTGTTGCCTTTTATACAATGTAGTAATTCAATATCACTTTCAATAATGTGACCCGCAACGTTGACATGATTATGACTAGGTAAGGTAGTCTTAATCAATTGTAATTCCCCCTCATATCTGCCGTTTAAATGATTATCAATCGTAATGTCGCCAACTTTTCTATTAACAGTGTTTAAAGGCGCTATACTGTTATGTAGATAAGACCTTGCCTCTTGAGAGCGAACGCTAGTCGATGGGTTATCGGCACGGGCAGTATGTTGGTGCCGAAAAATTGATTCGTATTGAGTATCAAGCAACGATACTTTTAAAGTAAAGTGTTGATTATGCAAATAATCACTCAAACTATAAGCCTCACTATTATTTAGGACATTATCCCCAATAATCACATTATTTATACCAGTCTCAAGCAAATCATGGGCATTAACAATAGGGTTCCCATATCGTGCCTCTTCTAATGTAGGTAAACCTTTATATAATGGTCCTCTCTTTGTACTACCTGGTATAAATCCATAAATAGTGGCATTGTGATTAAACAAAAAAATCAAATCATTTTGAGAAGTTACAAAATGGTGATCCAAACCAGTATCTGGTCTAGGATAATAATTATGACAAAAAACTAGTTGTTTAAAATTTGATACTGAATGAACTAAGTCATTAAGTAGGTCGTATGTAACAGTGCTTGCATTTAGACAACATTTAAAGCCATGACGAATAATATCATTCACAACTTCTATAGATGTTTCGGTATCTATACGTATAACGATATCAGCATTGGGAAATGACAACGCATTATACAATGCTGCATTCAATAATTTTGGATTAATATCTACAATATAAGTAATGCTTTTATCTTGTAAAAAAGTTAAAAGTGACGTTAAATATTGAACTTTGGTGCTGTCATTTTCTTCAGGAATCTGCATCGAAGTGAAAATAGTATCATAATTCAAATCAATCATCTTTTGAACATAGTTTTTGCTAATATCTTGTCCTAGGTAGACAGAAAAGCCATGCATAATATGAGCCCTCCATTCTTTTGGAATCGGTTACATTATACAACATGTGAAAAAGTATTACAATTTGATAGAGTACATTTATAATATTTGAAATATTATTTCAATATAAACATGATGCTTTCATGTAATAATAGCAATCGTTTTTGAATGTCTTCTATATATACTTTAGTATTGCCGTTATTTAAAGGTTCAATAGGATTATGATAGGAGTCAGTTAAGAAGTTGAAAAATTTATGGTGAAGTAAAGATGTTGTGATGATTGGTTGGTCATATAAATCGCTATAAAATTTCTGAACATGTTTATTAACGCTTTGTTGATAATCTGAAAGTTTTTGGTCGTTAGTTATGTATGCATATTTGAAAAGTTCAATATTGTTTAACAAGGTGTTGATTTGTTGTTCTAATTGGATTAATTGTTGTAGTATCATTAAATATAAACATTCCTTTCAAAAATTTAAATCTTTAAGATGAATGTAAAAAGAGCTATGCATTATAGAGCGAGGTAAAGCTATGTGGAGAAGTACGAGGTATACAAAAGTTAAAATAAATAAAATAGATTTTTTAGTCATACCAATACTAATTATTGCTATGATTGTCTTCGTCTTATTAGGAAAATTTTATTCTGGCATTATAATGGGGCATTTAACTGAAAGTCAACACTTGATGTTAGGTGCTTTCGTTCAATTGCTTGCGTACGTTACGACAATAATATGTTATTGGCTATTAAAAAGAAATGAATTTGTGACTAAATTAAATAGTAATTATAATTACATAAAAGCACATTGGAAATTTATTATGATTGTCTTTGTGGTCACATATTTTCTTTCTTATTTATATAATTCTGGTGTTCAATATTTACCTGGAGATTTAGCCTTTTCAGAAACACAAAATGAAATAGCGATACAGGGGATTTTTAGCAAACCTTTTTTTCTACCTATAACATTCTTATTAATTGTGATTGCGGGACCATTTATAGAAGAGTTGTTTTTTAGACATTTATTAATTGGTGAATTAGGGAAGAAATTTAATTTTAAAGTAATGGGCGTAATTTCTGTCATTTCTTTTAGTATGATGCATGTTACTAGTGCAGCATCACCTTTAGAATTTGGCAGTTATTGTATCATTGCCATAGGTATCGTTTACGCTTATTTAAAATCTGGAAAAAAACTAGGCGTAAGCGTATGTTTACATATGCTGAATAATTTATCAGCGTTTATCGTTACGATTTTAATGTGAATATAAATAAAGATATGAAAAATCCAACTGGAGTTTAGACTTCAGTTGGATTTAAAAATTCATGATAGTTCTTAATAGATATATCTTGCGTTTTTATTTTTTTCTCAAACGAATAAGCTATATCTTGAATATTTGCAATAGGAATTTCACTCGTACCGCCTAGGCCTATCTCAAAAACCACTGCTTTCCAAATTCCATTTTCACAAATTAATCCAATGAAAATTACATTTTCTGTAAATAATTGTTCGTCATCAAAATATTCCATTGCCATCACATTACGTTCGGTACAATAAATCAGTAAATCTGAAAATAAGGAAGGTAATGCTATATGGTCATGTTGTTCAAATTTAATATAGCGGTCTAAGCGTTTTAGTGTCTTTCTCATTTTACTATAAGGCAAATTTAAACATTTTTTGATAATTGCTGATATTTCTTCTTTGTATGGTAACGTAGAAATTGATTGGCTTTCATTTAGCACAAGAAAC
The genomic region above belongs to Staphylococcus durrellii and contains:
- a CDS encoding MupG family TIM beta-alpha barrel fold protein, with product MHGFSVYLGQDISKNYVQKMIDLNYDTIFTSMQIPEENDSTKVQYLTSLLTFLQDKSITYIVDINPKLLNAALYNALSFPNADIVIRIDTETSIEVVNDIIRHGFKCCLNASTVTYDLLNDLVHSVSNFKQLVFCHNYYPRPDTGLDHHFVTSQNDLIFLFNHNATIYGFIPGSTKRGPLYKGLPTLEEARYGNPIVNAHDLLETGINNVIIGDNVLNNSEAYSLSDYLHNQHFTLKVSLLDTQYESIFRHQHTARADNPSTSVRSQEARSYLHNSIAPLNTVNRKVGDITIDNHLNGRYEGELQLIKTTLPSHNHVNVAGHIIESDIELLHCIKGNNTFSFNIN
- a CDS encoding helix-turn-helix transcriptional regulator, with translation MNKRERQNMIVNAIHHNKQITAAELAHNLKVSKRTILRDIQDLEDQGVKILAKHGKLGGYQLQESQHNYAIELTESQLSALFLVLNESQSISTLPYKEEISAIIKKCLNLPYSKMRKTLKRLDRYIKFEQHDHIALPSLFSDLLIYCTERNVMAMEYFDDEQLFTENVIFIGLICENGIWKAVVFEIGLGGTSEIPIANIQDIAYSFEKKIKTQDISIKNYHEFLNPTEV
- a CDS encoding MurR/RpiR family transcriptional regulator gives rise to the protein MKNVLHQIESKYQEFTKTEKKIADFIIKCPHLIIKMSVQDLAKEINTSTASIVRFSRKITNQGFQELKIHISRYLPSDTTKNNYMEIIDNEAVDTLKSKMLTRATDTMTYTAQQIDNDTIDEVCDVLKKSRTIFLFGYGASSIIVNDLFQKLSRIGLNVRMMEEAHLFMTTLATHDANDCIILVTNQGYHSELQSMVKVANDYKIPIVTITSTRSNPIAKMSNHTIVYGSTDENELRMAATTSLFAQLFTVDILYYRYISLHYHESLDSITQSKMALDNYHKHLSNIKFKH
- a CDS encoding amino acid permease encodes the protein MNDETELHRGLSARQIRMIALGGTIGVGLFMGATSTIKWTGPSVIFAYLIAGLFLFLVMRAMGEMVYLYPTTGSFANFASDYIHPVAGYLTAWSNIFQWIVVGMSEVIAVGEYMNFWFPHLPQWIPGVIVVLLLAAANLVSVKAFGEFEFWFAMIKVVTIILMIVAGLGLIFFGFGNGGNAIGLSNLWSNGGFMPNGWLGFFFALSIVIGSYQGVELIGISAGETKDPQKNIKSAVNGIIWRILIFYLGAIFVIVTVYPWDELGNIGSPFTATFAKVGITFAAGLINFVVLTAAMSGCNSGIFSASRMTFTLAQKGQMPKVFLKIMKNGVPAYTVIAISIGILIGALLNVILPLFIKGADSVFVYVYSASILPGMVPWFMILISHLRFRKLHPEEAEGHPFTMPGGKFASYITILFFVVVLIGMLFNKETVVSVLIGIVFLVFMTIFYFVKGYHKLNKEDQI
- a CDS encoding PTS transporter subunit EIIC, whose amino-acid sequence is MSKEQKLANEIISAVGGMDNIDNIINCMTRVRIKVIDENDIDYDTLKSIEGVLGVVNDDRVQVVVGPGIVNKVANHMARQSGVKLGDDIPHHEQSYREAAESKATQNKTEFQSKQKHGKFNKLLKTIANIFIPLIPAFIGAGLIGGIGAVLSNLMQGGQISGEWVTQLVTVFNVIKDGMLAYLAIFAGINAAKEFGATPGLGGVIGGTTLLTGLTDKNAITNIFTGDHLQAGQGGIIGVIFAVWLLSLIEKRLHKIVPNAIDIIITPTLTLLIIGLMTIFIIMPLAGFVSSGLVSVINWVIGIGGIFSGFVIGAFFLPLVMLGLHHIFTPIHIEMINQTGATYLLPIAAMAGAGQVGAAIALWFRCRKNKTLRDTIKGALPIGFLGIGEPLIYGVTLPLGRPFFTACIGGGIGGAVVGGIGHIGATAIGPSGISLLPLISNHMYLGYIAGLLAAYIGGFVFTYLFGTNKAMRESDHLGD
- a CDS encoding CPBP family intramembrane glutamic endopeptidase: MWRSTRYTKVKINKIDFLVIPILIIAMIVFVLLGKFYSGIIMGHLTESQHLMLGAFVQLLAYVTTIICYWLLKRNEFVTKLNSNYNYIKAHWKFIMIVFVVTYFLSYLYNSGVQYLPGDLAFSETQNEIAIQGIFSKPFFLPITFLLIVIAGPFIEELFFRHLLIGELGKKFNFKVMGVISVISFSMMHVTSAASPLEFGSYCIIAIGIVYAYLKSGKKLGVSVCLHMLNNLSAFIVTILM
- a CDS encoding HAD family hydrolase, producing MYKAVVFDFDGTIIDTEKHLYEIINKHLIDHNHQPMSLEFYTDSIGGAAEDLHQFLEDKLGKEQKEQMYIEHHKTSKNLPIFDEVKALMEYLKKRHIPMAIATSSYRTSIEPTFKKLGLENYIDAVIGREDVSEVKPNPELYLKAVQALNYNPANCLAIEDSVNGATAAINAGLDVIVNTNAMTEKQNFANIAYVSKDVDSESIIAKYFES
- a CDS encoding bile acid:sodium symporter family protein yields the protein MLTKVSRFATNTFLLWMLVAAVIGFIFPNELAQISKYVPYLLGIVMIGMGLTIDPKDFKIIFQAPRSVIIGVILQFTIMPIVAFVIAKVFQLPPEIAIGVILVGCCPGGTSSNVMSYLAKANVALSVAITSVSTLLAPIVTPALIFLFANQWLKVSFGSMLWSVVQVVLIPIIIGFILQKVFKNFATKSATALPIVSVIAISLILSSVVGGSKSQILQTGLLIFAVVILHNVIGYTLGYMLAKLLKLERADKKAVSIEVGMQNSGLAVSLATVHFNPLAAVPGAVFSLVHNITGPILARYWAKR
- the murQ gene encoding N-acetylmuramic acid 6-phosphate etherase; translated protein: MNHLSTEKRNASTQNLDEMSIQEALAVMNKEDQKVALCIEQLLPQLAEVVTITTQQFNNGGRIIYIGAGTSGRLGVLDAAECVPTFNTTPQEVVGIIAGGQEAMTKAVEGAEDSEIGAENDLKNINLSSLDVVIGIAASGRTPYVKGGLKYAQSLNARTVSIACNTNAEISNFAQYPIEVDVGPEVLTGSTRLKSGTAQKLILNMISTITMVGAGKVYGNLMVDVKPTNNKLNERAIIIIQEICNIDAQLAQDLYDKAQQNLKVAVVMYLCDLDANEALNKLNNNNGIIKEAIK